The region ATCGCGATCGCGGCAACGACACCGATGGCGCTGATGTGCCCTTGCAGGAGGAACGGCACTGCCAGGGGGATGATCGCGCCGAGCAGCGCGGTCGAGGACGCAAAGGCCGAAACAATGGCGCCCGTGAAGCAAAGCAACAGCGCCACCACAAGCGGCATCCCTAGGCTGGATATGCCGCTTGCCACATAGTCGACCGTGCCGGCTTTCTCCATGACACTGACATAGGTGATGATGCCGGCGATCAGCAGCACCGTCGACCAGCTCACTTTATCGATCGCCGCCTTCTGGGTCTTCGGCGACAGGAGTGCGAGTGCGACCGCAACCGTGATCGCGACCAGGCCGACATTGAACTTGAAAACCAGAGCGCCAATGCCGAGCGCCGTCAAGCCGATCAAGGTGGTTATCCTATCCGTGGTCAGGCGCAATTTGGCAGCGCTATCGTCCGCCGTACCATAGCTGTGCTGCCTGATCGGTTTGGCCGGCGTGCCGCCATGGCCCCTAATCGATGCCGATACGCCGTCGGGATGCAGTTCGGGTAAGGGCCCGGACACTGTCGATTTCTGTTTCGTGACCCGCGCACCGCCGAAGACGAAGAATACCAGTACGGCGATCGCCAAGTTGAAGAAGAAACTGGAAAGGAACAGCGATGTCGGAGCGAAAGGTAGGCCGGCCTTGGCGACGATCTGGTTGGTGATGCCACCATAGACGCTGATCGGCGAGAATCCGCCGGCCTGCGCGCCATGGATGACCATCAGGCCCATCATTGCCGGGTGAATGCGGTATTGCACGGCAAAGCTCAACGCGACGGGCGCGAGGATCGCTACCGCCGCTGGCCCAAGTGCACCGAAACCAGTGATGACGGCAGCGACGAGGAACATCACCCATGGAATCCAGGCGACATGCCCACGCACCAGCCGCACAGCGCATTCGACGAGCCAGTCGATGGTACCGTTGATCTGCGCTATGGCGAAGAGGTACGTGACGGCAACCAGTGTGAGAAAAAGGTCGCTCGGGAAGCCGGCGAAGATGTCGTTGGCTTTCATCCCGATGATCAGCGAGCCAAGCAGGAACGTGCAGCCAAACGCGAGCGCTCCCATGTTGATCGGTTGGATCGTCGCAATGACGAACATGCCGATCAATAGCAGTATGGATAATACTTCGATACCCATGATTCCCCTCCCTGCGACGCCTCCCGCGTCGGCAGCTTTCGTTTTCAAGATTGATGATGTCGGCGCGCCTTCCTCCCAGAGGGCGCGCCGGCGGATCACGTCCTCGCGTAAAGGTCGGCGTATTTTTGCCGCAGAACGTTCTTCTGGACCTTGCCCATGGTGTTGCGTGGCAAGTCCTCGGCGAAGATGATGCGCTTGGGCTGCTTGTAGCGTGCGAGCCGTTCTTGGAGCGCGCGAAGGATGGCCTTTTCATCCAAGGCCGCGTCGGGCTTGCGCACGACGATGGCGGTTACGCCCTCTCCGAAATCGGGATGCGGAACACCGATTACAGCGCTCTCGGCGACGCCGTCGAGTTGGTCGATCTCGCCTTCGACCTCCTTTGGATAGATGTTGTATCCACCCGAAATCACCAGGTCCTTGCTGCGGCCAACAATGTGGACATAGCCGTCCTTGTCGATCTTGCCGAGATCACCGCTGATGAAGAAACCATCGGAGGTGAATTCCGCGGCGGTCTTTTCCGGCATGCGCCAATAGCCCTTGAAGACATTCGGTCCTTTGACCTCGATCATGCCGGTTTCATCCGGCGGCAACACTGCGCCTGTGGCAGGATCAGTTACTCGCACCGTCACGCCGGGAAGTGGAAAGCCTACCGTCCCGGCGATCCGCGGTCCGGCATAGGGATTCGAGGTGTTCATGTTGGTTTCGGTCATGCCGTAGCGCTCGAGTATCGCGTGGCCGGTGCGATCCTTGAATTCGGTATGGGTTTCGGCCAGCAGCGGCGCTGAACCCGAAATGAAGAGGCGCATGTTCGCGACCGCTTGCCTGTCGAGGCGCGGGCTCTGCAGGAGGCGGACGTAAAAGGTCGGGACGCCCATCAGGAGGGTCGCGTGCCGCATCAGGGACAGGACCTCATCCGGGTCGAACTTCGGCAGCAGAAACATCGAGGCCCCGGCGAGCAGAGTCACGTTGGTGGCGACGAACAGCCCATGGGTGTGGAAAATGGGCAATGCATGGATCAACCGGTCCGCAGCCGCAACGCGCCAGTAATCGCGCAATGTCGTGGCATTTGAAAGCAGGTTACCGTGGGTCAGCATCGCCCCCTTGGAGCGCCCCGTCGTTCCGGAGGTATAGAGGATTGCTGCCAGGTCATCGGCCGAGCGCGAGGCATCCACAAAGTCGGCCGCCTCGTCCCTTGCAAGATCGAGCAGCGAGCCCGTACCGTCAGTGTCCAGCGTTTCGACGATCGCGCCATGGGCTTTCGCGATTTTCTCGACACCTTCCCGAGCAGGCGAGGAAACGACAAACAACCGCGGCTCAGCGTCGCCGACAAAATAGTCGAGTTCAGCCAGGGTATAGGCCGTGTTCAGGGGCAGGTAGACCGCGCCGCTGCGAATGCAGGCGAGATAGAGGATCAAGGCCTCGGCGCTCTTGTCGACTTGTACCGCAACCCGGTCGCCAGGCCGAATGCCAAGTGTATCCATCGCACTGGCAAGACGGCTCGAAAGGTCCAGCGCGTCTTGGTACGTCCAAATACGGCCGCCACTGGCCCGGATAAAAGGCGCATCGCCGGGAGCGGCGGCCCGTATGGCGTCAAAAAGATGGTTGCTCACTTTCGCCTTCCTCCAATCCTTGAGCTCACGATTTGCGCAAATGGTCGGGAATTTTGCTGACCATTGCCTCGGCGGCTTTCCCCGTCCTGGCTGAGCAAACTCTTGACGGCCGGCGATGCTGCTACTTCGCTGCGCTGTGCCAGGGCTTCGTGGTTGGCCACAATGTCCTCGAGCTTGTAGAGGTAGTTAACCATCAGGCCGTGTGCCTGCTGCATCGCCTTGGGCGAGCGGTCGCCGAGAAAATTCAATCTTTCCAGTCGAGCGCCGTTGCCGAGATGGAAACGGGCGACCGGATCGAGGGGGCGGCCTTCCGGCGTGCGTTCGACGAGGAAATAGCGCACTGCGAGTGGCAGCAACACGCGCGCCACTTCACTTGCCCTCCTCTCATCGGCGGCCCATGTCGGATCATCCAGCAGCATCAGTACGCTGTGGGCGCCATCCGATAGAGGCGGTTCGGCTGCTGAGGCGCGCGCCTTGGCGAGCCAACGGGCAAAGCCCGGAACGGGCGACAGCGTGACAAAATTCTTAAGTCCGGGCAGATCTCTGCGCAGGTCTTCGACGACCTGCTTGATCAGAAAGTTGCCGAACGAGATTCCGCGCAGGCCGTCCTGGCAGTTGGAGATCGAATAGAAGACGGCGGTCGTCGCCTCGTCAGCATTGATCTGCTCTCGGCCTTCGTCGAGCACATCTTTGATGGCGTTCGGCACGGATCGCGTGAGCGCCACTTCGACGAAGACAAGCGGTTCGTCGGCCAGTCGGGGATGGAAAAAGGCAAAGCAGCGACGGTCGGCCGGCGCCAGGCGACGGCGCAACTCCTCCCAGCCGGCGATCTCGTGCACGGCCTCGTATTTGATGATCTTTTCCAGGATGTGAGCCGGTGTCGACCAGTCGATCGGTCGGAGCGTCAGGAAGCCGCGATTGAACCAGGAGCCGAACAGGTGCGTGAAGTCGGTGTCCACGGCGCGAAATTCATCCGATTGCTCTTTGGAAGCAAGAAGCTGCTGACGCATCCGGACGAGCTTGGCCGTGCCATTCGGCGCCAGATTCATTCGGCGCAGAAGCTCCTGCCGCCGAGGCTCCGCCGTCTGATGGAGAGCAATGATCGCCGCAGAGCTTCTGTCGTTGCGGTAATTTTCGATCGCCTCGTCGAGCTTCGCCGTGTCAGGCCCGAACCTTTCGTAGAGCATATGCAGGAATTGCTGCACATCGTCGTTCTCGAGTGCGCTCCAGCGATCGAGTATCTCGGCCGCAATGGCCATTCCGGATGCTTCGCCCCGGCTCGACAGCAGCATCTCGCAGAGGGCCTCGAGATCGATTTCGGCTGCGTCTTCCCCGGTGCGCGAGCCGGCAAGCAAGAGCTTGCGTCCTCGGTCCGTGATGCTCTGCAGCATGTCTGCGAAAAAAGAGGTCTCAGGCATGCCCATTCTCCTCCCTGCTGCATGGCGGACCAGCGCTATGTTGCGCTGTCCGGAGTGGCCGCTGCTTCCCATTATCGGGTTTCGCCGTTAGTATGTAAGTTGTCACAATACGTACACGACGTCAACCTTCGTGTATACAAGAATGGCGTTCATGTATGAAGAAAGTGAACTAATGTCCGAAAATGTAGGCCGATGGCTTCGGGATGAGATCGAAGATGCAATACTTTCCGGCGAGTTTGCCCCAGGCGAGCGGCTGGACGAGACGGTGCTTGCCAACCGCTTCGGAGTGTCGCGAACACCGGTTCGCGAAGCGTTGATGCAGCTCAACGCTATCGGCCTGATAGAAATCCGCCCGCGCAGAGGCGCCGTCGTGATCGATCCAGGGCCGCACCGCGTCTACGAAATGTTCGAGGTCATGGCGGAACTGGAGGGGCTCGCCGGATCTCTCGCCGCCCGCCGGTTGGATGAGGACGCGCGCGAAGCGATCGCGGCGGCCCACAAGCGCTGCGAGCTTTCAGCCAAGGCTGGAAACAGTGATGCCTATTACTACGACAACGAGGAATTCCATAAGGCCATCTATACTGCGAGCCGGAGCGCCTTTCTGCAGGAGCAGTGCATTCAATTGCATCGGCGCCTGCGCCCTTACCGGCGGCTTCAACTGCGCGTGCGCAATCGCCTGTCAACGTCGTTCTCCGAGCACTGTGCCATCGTCGACGCCATCTTTGCCGGGGACGGGGACGAGGCCCGCCGCCTGTTGCGGGCGCATGTCGGCATACAGGGCGAGAGGTTCAGCGATCTGGTCGCGAGCATGGCGACGAAATAGGCTTCGCGGGTAGCCAGAACACGCACGACCCAAGCACCGCTTCCGCCGCTGCATCCTCTTCCTGCGCTGAAGGTCAGCGATAGTTGTTTATCTCATCGGACTTTTGGTTCGCCATCTCCCCATGAAGGCTTCAGCAAGGTATGCTCTTGGTCGGCGGCGCCGTTGAGCAACCAAACTGATTTGAGGCCGCAATGGAAGACCGGGAGATTGATCGTCGGGCGAAGAAGCTGTGGATGCTAGAAAACCCCGGCCGACCATGGGAACCACTCGCGCGCCGATCCGAACCGGGGCAAGACCTTTCCACAGCGGCCACCGAAGAGGATCGCGAACGCTACCGTCAGCGCGTTCGCAATGGTGAGTAAGTATCCCTATTTCACGCCGAGGTGCCAGGTGCCGCAGGCCGGGACAAAGCGGTTCGCGATCTGCTGACCGCACACGATGACGACGGGCGCGCGCCCGGTTGTCCGGTCTGGATGTCGTCACTCACGACACCGTCCCGAGCTGTCTCCCGAAGTTCGGCACAGGCCAGAGAACGTGACAGCCTACCACAGCTCTATTGTGCTTTTTCCACTTGCCCGCGGATCTCTCCGTCCGGGAACTTCTCCGTGTGGATGTTGAGATACCACCTTCCAGCTTGCAAGTCCGCCAGGTGCTGATCGGTGATGTCGGCAGATCCGGAAGCTATGGCGCCCGAGATATCGACCACCGGGTCGGCATTCTCGCCCGCCGCCGCCGGCCCATGAAAATGCGCGGCAGTGGGGTTCCCAGAAAGACCGCTAGCGTTCACCGTCCATGTCAGCTTCTTGGTTTCGGTGTCGACTGCAACGTCGCCCGTTCCAGTGCCGGCGCTGTCGGCAGGCGGCACCTCACTCGATCCCCTCAGGTCGGCCCTGAATTTCAATGTTTCGGCCAAGACGGGACTCGTCGCCAAGATGGCAGCTATGGCGAGTCCGGTCAGGAGAGAATTCTTGCGGCTAGATCTCATCACGCATCCTCCCAATAGGCACGTGTATTGCAGGCGTCTCCTCAACTCTTCAGGATGGCTTCGGGTTCCGAAGCTGCCTACGGCTGAACCGGCATAGGCTCGCCAGCCATGCTGAATCCACAGGGCGCAAAACCAATATGTCTTGGCGTCGATCGTAAGGACACTACAGCCCCGTGCATCTTTTCAGACGCACAAAGGTCGCTGTAGCACTTTAGAATTGCTGTATGTCTTTATTCTCAAATCGGTTCCGATTTAAGAAAACATGCAGTAGGTCTTACGCGTTCGGCAACAGGCAGGAGGGCGCATCGTGAGGTCACTCGTCTTGGGCGGCACAGGGTTTCTTGGCGGCGCTATCGTCGATGCTGCAGCCGATGCAGGTCACGTTGTCACCATCCTTTCGCGCGGAGAAACGAAGCGGCACCTGCCTGCCGGGACACGCGTGCTGCAGGGTGACAGACATGGTCCTTTGGATGTGCTGGAGAACGAGCGCTTCGACTTCATCTTCGACACCTGCGCCTTTGCACCCGACGCCGTTAAAGGCCTGCTGCGCGCCGCGGGACCGGACATCCGGCGATATGTTTTTGTCTCATCGATTTCCGCCTATGGCGATTTCTCGACGCCGGGGCTTTCTGAAACCGAACCGGTCGCCACGGCAGATGAGGCTGATCTCGAAGTCGCGCGGAATGTCGCGCCCGGCAGCCGTGCCGACGCAATCGCCTATGGGCCCTCCTATGGGCCTCTCAAACGCGCATGTGAAATCGCGGCGCAGCAGATGCTGGGCGAGAAGGCGATCCTGCTGCGATCGGGGTTGTTGGTCGGGGCAGGTGACTACACCGACCGCCTAACATGGTGGATGCGCCGCATCGACGAGGGCGGGAGGATACCGGCGCCTGCGCCGCGAGAACGCGCTATTCAGTTGATCGACGCGCGCGACGCCGCTGAATTTGCTGTTCACGCTGCGGTATCGGAGCTTTCAGGCGTCTACAACGTGACCGGGCGGCCGATGCCGTTGTCTGCGCTTCTGGAGGAAGCGATCCGCGTTTCAGGATCGGATGCGGAACTGGTCTGGGTGGACGAGCGGAAGCTTGCGGAAGCGGGCATTCAGGCGTGGTCGGAATTGCCGTTGATGGTACCTGCAATGCCGTCCTTCCGCTACTTTATGCAGGTCGACACGGAAAAAGCACATCGGAATGGACTTTGCCATCGCCCTCTCCCCGATACGCTCGAGCGGCTCTTGCGCTGGGACCGGTTAAATCGGGAGCGCCCCTTGAAATGTGGTCTTTCCCGAGAAAAAGAGCTTGCTGCCTTGAGTTGACGTCGCTGCAGAGCAGGCAAAAGATCGTGATCTGGCGCTGTCACAGGAGCGTTACTGCAATCATCACGCGGCCTTCCTTGCGACGACTTGATCTCGCTTTGTCACCTGGAACTGCCCTGCGACTCGATCGAGGTCCTGCACCTCGTCGCTGAGTGCTCGGCAGGCGGCGTTGGTCTGTTCGACCATCGCGGCATTCTGCTGGGTCATCTGGTCCATCCGGTGAAGCGCTGCGTTGATCTCCGAGAGGCCGGCCGATTGTTCGTCGGCGGCGGTGACGATGGTGCCGATCAAGCCCGTAACTTGCAGTACGTGCCCCTCTATCCCGGCCAATGCTTCACCGGTCCGATTGACGAGTTGCACGCCGCCGGCGACTTCGCGCGCCGATGTCTCGATCAGAGTCTTGATCTCCTTGGCCGCTTTGGCAGAGCGGCCTGCCAATTCGCGCACCTCCTGGGCGACGACAGCGAAGCCCTTGCCCGCCTCTCCCGCACGCGCGGCCTCGACACCGGCATTGAGTGCCAGAAGATTGGTCTGAAAGGCGATCTCATCGATGACGTTGATGATCTGGCGGATTTGCGTCGATGACCCGGCGATACGCTCCATGGCGACGACGGCGTCGCGCACGACGGTCGCCGATTTCTCAGCTCCATCCTTCGCCGCCGCCATGACGAGGCCCGCTTCCCGAGCGCGCTCCGAGGAATTGCGCACCGCCACGGTTATCTCGTCGAAAGCGGATGCCGTCTGCTCCAGCGAAGCGGCTTGCTGCTCCGTCCGCTTCGCCAGATCGTCGGTTGCGACGGCGATTTCCGAAGAATTTGTACGCAGCCTCGTGGTGGTGTGCAAGACGCTGGAAATGGTCTCGGCAAGGCGTTCGATACTGCCGTTGAATTCGCTCCTCAACTCGTCATATTCCTGGGCGAAGGTCTCGGCGATCCGGATGGAGAGATCGCCGGTCGACAGGCGTTCCAGCCCCCGGGTGAGGTGTTCGATGACCTGCTGCCGGCTTTCCTCCTCGGCTGCTTTCTGTCGTCCGAGAACCGCCTCCTGCTCGTCCCGCTGGCGTCGCTCCTCGTCCGCCCGTTGGCGTGCATTGCGGCGCTCGATCGCCGCTTCCCGGAAAATCGCGACGGACTTGGCAACCGCGCCGATCTCGTCCGAACGCTCGGCATAGGGCACGTTTCCGCTGTAGTCGCCATCGGCCAGCCTCTGCATGTAGGACGACATCTCGGCGAGCGGTTGCACCGCGTGACGACTGAAGAACCAAAGACCGGACAGCAGAAGACAAACGGAAATGGCCGAACTCGCAATCGCTGCCGCTGAAAGCGTGTCCGTGTCCGAAGCGGCGCTGGCCTCTTGCTCCTTGAGAAAGGAATCCGCCATGGCCACCAGCTCATTTACGGCAGTCTCATGGTGATGGAAACTTGCTTTCAGCTCCGCCATCGCATGCCCGGCGGAGATCGGATCGCCGTTGCGGAACGGCGCGAGAAACTTGTTCTCCATTACCCGCCAGTAGAGATCTGCCTTGGCGAGCACATCGTTCTCCAGCTTCGCCATCAATGGTTCCGGAGCGGTCGACGATTGCCAATAGGCGCGCCGGTCATCATAGGCGGATTTCAACGTAGCGATCTTGTCGAGGTTTGCTTTCGCGAATTCGGGACTCGAGACCGCCTCCATCGCCAGCATATAGGATTCGACTGTGTATAGCGGTGGCGGCAGGATATCGGCGATCAGGTCCTTGCCATAGACAACTTGGGTATAGACAGGTCCGTTTACACGCAACTTGTTGAACGCATATGTCTTGATCCCGATCGAGATCATCAAGCCTGCGGTGACGATCGCCCCGAAGATCATCAGACCACGCGCAATATTCAGTTTCATGAAACCTCTCCACTTATACGGTCGAGCCGCATCGGAAGAGCTTGCCGAACTGCCTGTCATTTTTACAGGGACACGGTTCCACGATGCGGCATGGGAGATGCCGGACGTACCGGCGCGGAACGTTCCGCATCATGCACCAAGTCCGCCACCTAAGCGGGCGGGATCGGCAACGTTCTCGTATAAAGAGGCTAATTATAGTATAATTCTTACTTCGTCATTAAAGACCTGTATGACGCTGATGCTTATCATGGGAGATCCGCAACCGATCACAAGGGATACATTGCCGTCCGCCTTCGCACACCTTGCACTCTGGCGCGGCTCCGATCGCCGCTTGTAAGTAGCTGATCGACTTGCCTGGCATCGGGCGGAACAGCCTCGATAAACCTGGTGGTCGCGAACTCTCTTGGGGCAATCACAGGCCGAAAGCGGGCCGATACCTCGGTTCCCTTGTGGTCTGCCCTGAGAGAGCCGCCCGCTCTTCCAGAAAATTCATCCTCGCCTTTTTTCAAGGCCTTGCTTCTAGGACCATGTTGAAGGGCGTGTCAGCGGCGCGGCGAAAGCGCGAGAACCCACCGCGACCGACGACATCAGCAAGGCGCTTCTCGCCGGCCTGCGCGCCCAGCGCCGCACCGACTTCCTGCCCCAACGACGCCGGAACGCACACGCTTGTCGAGAACGCATAGTAGATGCGC is a window of Sinorhizobium numidicum DNA encoding:
- a CDS encoding SLC13 family permease, translated to MGIEVLSILLLIGMFVIATIQPINMGALAFGCTFLLGSLIIGMKANDIFAGFPSDLFLTLVAVTYLFAIAQINGTIDWLVECAVRLVRGHVAWIPWVMFLVAAVITGFGALGPAAVAILAPVALSFAVQYRIHPAMMGLMVIHGAQAGGFSPISVYGGITNQIVAKAGLPFAPTSLFLSSFFFNLAIAVLVFFVFGGARVTKQKSTVSGPLPELHPDGVSASIRGHGGTPAKPIRQHSYGTADDSAAKLRLTTDRITTLIGLTALGIGALVFKFNVGLVAITVAVALALLSPKTQKAAIDKVSWSTVLLIAGIITYVSVMEKAGTVDYVASGISSLGMPLVVALLLCFTGAIVSAFASSTALLGAIIPLAVPFLLQGHISAIGVVAAIAISTTIVDTSPFSTNGALVVANAPDDQREKVLRQLLVYSALIAIIGPVVAWSVFVVPGLV
- a CDS encoding malonate--CoA ligase — translated: MSNHLFDAIRAAAPGDAPFIRASGGRIWTYQDALDLSSRLASAMDTLGIRPGDRVAVQVDKSAEALILYLACIRSGAVYLPLNTAYTLAELDYFVGDAEPRLFVVSSPAREGVEKIAKAHGAIVETLDTDGTGSLLDLARDEAADFVDASRSADDLAAILYTSGTTGRSKGAMLTHGNLLSNATTLRDYWRVAAADRLIHALPIFHTHGLFVATNVTLLAGASMFLLPKFDPDEVLSLMRHATLLMGVPTFYVRLLQSPRLDRQAVANMRLFISGSAPLLAETHTEFKDRTGHAILERYGMTETNMNTSNPYAGPRIAGTVGFPLPGVTVRVTDPATGAVLPPDETGMIEVKGPNVFKGYWRMPEKTAAEFTSDGFFISGDLGKIDKDGYVHIVGRSKDLVISGGYNIYPKEVEGEIDQLDGVAESAVIGVPHPDFGEGVTAIVVRKPDAALDEKAILRALQERLARYKQPKRIIFAEDLPRNTMGKVQKNVLRQKYADLYART
- a CDS encoding malonyl-CoA decarboxylase — protein: MPETSFFADMLQSITDRGRKLLLAGSRTGEDAAEIDLEALCEMLLSSRGEASGMAIAAEILDRWSALENDDVQQFLHMLYERFGPDTAKLDEAIENYRNDRSSAAIIALHQTAEPRRQELLRRMNLAPNGTAKLVRMRQQLLASKEQSDEFRAVDTDFTHLFGSWFNRGFLTLRPIDWSTPAHILEKIIKYEAVHEIAGWEELRRRLAPADRRCFAFFHPRLADEPLVFVEVALTRSVPNAIKDVLDEGREQINADEATTAVFYSISNCQDGLRGISFGNFLIKQVVEDLRRDLPGLKNFVTLSPVPGFARWLAKARASAAEPPLSDGAHSVLMLLDDPTWAADERRASEVARVLLPLAVRYFLVERTPEGRPLDPVARFHLGNGARLERLNFLGDRSPKAMQQAHGLMVNYLYKLEDIVANHEALAQRSEVAASPAVKSLLSQDGESRRGNGQQNSRPFAQIVSSRIGGRRK
- a CDS encoding GntR family transcriptional regulator — translated: MSENVGRWLRDEIEDAILSGEFAPGERLDETVLANRFGVSRTPVREALMQLNAIGLIEIRPRRGAVVIDPGPHRVYEMFEVMAELEGLAGSLAARRLDEDAREAIAAAHKRCELSAKAGNSDAYYYDNEEFHKAIYTASRSAFLQEQCIQLHRRLRPYRRLQLRVRNRLSTSFSEHCAIVDAIFAGDGDEARRLLRAHVGIQGERFSDLVASMATK
- a CDS encoding CHRD domain-containing protein; the encoded protein is MAETLKFRADLRGSSEVPPADSAGTGTGDVAVDTETKKLTWTVNASGLSGNPTAAHFHGPAAAGENADPVVDISGAIASGSADITDQHLADLQAGRWYLNIHTEKFPDGEIRGQVEKAQ
- a CDS encoding NAD-dependent epimerase/dehydratase family protein, which codes for MRSLVLGGTGFLGGAIVDAAADAGHVVTILSRGETKRHLPAGTRVLQGDRHGPLDVLENERFDFIFDTCAFAPDAVKGLLRAAGPDIRRYVFVSSISAYGDFSTPGLSETEPVATADEADLEVARNVAPGSRADAIAYGPSYGPLKRACEIAAQQMLGEKAILLRSGLLVGAGDYTDRLTWWMRRIDEGGRIPAPAPRERAIQLIDARDAAEFAVHAAVSELSGVYNVTGRPMPLSALLEEAIRVSGSDAELVWVDERKLAEAGIQAWSELPLMVPAMPSFRYFMQVDTEKAHRNGLCHRPLPDTLERLLRWDRLNRERPLKCGLSREKELAALS
- a CDS encoding methyl-accepting chemotaxis protein, with amino-acid sequence MKLNIARGLMIFGAIVTAGLMISIGIKTYAFNKLRVNGPVYTQVVYGKDLIADILPPPLYTVESYMLAMEAVSSPEFAKANLDKIATLKSAYDDRRAYWQSSTAPEPLMAKLENDVLAKADLYWRVMENKFLAPFRNGDPISAGHAMAELKASFHHHETAVNELVAMADSFLKEQEASAASDTDTLSAAAIASSAISVCLLLSGLWFFSRHAVQPLAEMSSYMQRLADGDYSGNVPYAERSDEIGAVAKSVAIFREAAIERRNARQRADEERRQRDEQEAVLGRQKAAEEESRQQVIEHLTRGLERLSTGDLSIRIAETFAQEYDELRSEFNGSIERLAETISSVLHTTTRLRTNSSEIAVATDDLAKRTEQQAASLEQTASAFDEITVAVRNSSERAREAGLVMAAAKDGAEKSATVVRDAVVAMERIAGSSTQIRQIINVIDEIAFQTNLLALNAGVEAARAGEAGKGFAVVAQEVRELAGRSAKAAKEIKTLIETSAREVAGGVQLVNRTGEALAGIEGHVLQVTGLIGTIVTAADEQSAGLSEINAALHRMDQMTQQNAAMVEQTNAACRALSDEVQDLDRVAGQFQVTKRDQVVARKAA